A stretch of the Halomonas sp. CH40 genome encodes the following:
- the rpsU gene encoding 30S ribosomal protein S21 → MPSVKVRDNEPFDVALRRFKRSCEKAGVLSEVRRRENYEKPTAERKRKAAAAVKRHAKKLQRERKRFERLY, encoded by the coding sequence ATGCCTTCTGTAAAAGTACGTGATAACGAGCCGTTTGACGTCGCCTTGCGTCGTTTCAAGCGTTCTTGCGAAAAAGCCGGTGTTCTCTCTGAAGTCCGTCGTCGTGAGAACTACGAAAAGCCGACTGCTGAACGTAAGCGCAAAGCGGCAGCTGCCGTGAAGCGTCACGCGAAGAAGCTTCAGCGTGAGCGTAAGCGTTTCGAACGTCTCTATTGA
- the tsaD gene encoding tRNA (adenosine(37)-N6)-threonylcarbamoyltransferase complex transferase subunit TsaD, producing MRVLGIETSCDETGVAIYDTAYSGGKGLLADALYSQMDMHAEYGGVVPELASRDHTRKLLPLVEEVLAEAKLTRRELDGIAYTAGPGLVGALMVGAATAHGMARALDIPVLGVHHMEGHLLAPMLEDDAPAFPFVALLVSGGHTQLVSVEGIGRYQLLGESVDDAAGEAFDKAAKMLGLPYPGGPHVARLAEQGDPKRMRFPRPMTDRPGLDFSFSGLKTHTLTAIRDLQSKGALDEQARADVARAFEEAVADTLVIKCRRALDQTGLKRIVMAGGVSANTRLRERLAVECEKRNAKAYYPRGRFCTDNGAMIAYVGAQRLAAGERDAPGQMQATPRWPLDQLREPSTQTS from the coding sequence ATGCGTGTACTCGGCATCGAAACATCCTGTGATGAAACCGGCGTGGCCATTTACGACACCGCCTATAGCGGTGGCAAAGGCTTGTTGGCCGACGCCCTCTATAGCCAGATGGACATGCACGCCGAGTATGGCGGCGTGGTGCCGGAACTGGCCTCCCGGGATCACACCCGTAAGCTTTTACCGCTGGTGGAAGAAGTACTGGCTGAGGCCAAACTAACCCGCCGGGAGCTTGACGGCATTGCCTACACCGCAGGGCCTGGCCTGGTGGGGGCGCTGATGGTCGGCGCGGCCACGGCTCACGGCATGGCCCGCGCGCTGGATATTCCCGTGCTGGGCGTTCATCACATGGAGGGCCACCTTCTCGCCCCCATGCTGGAAGACGACGCCCCCGCGTTTCCGTTTGTTGCCCTGCTGGTCTCCGGGGGCCACACCCAGCTAGTTAGTGTGGAAGGCATTGGCCGCTACCAGCTGCTGGGGGAATCCGTGGATGACGCCGCTGGCGAAGCCTTTGACAAGGCCGCCAAGATGCTCGGCCTGCCCTACCCCGGCGGCCCCCATGTCGCCAGACTCGCCGAACAGGGCGACCCCAAACGCATGCGCTTCCCGCGCCCGATGACCGACCGGCCTGGGCTTGATTTCAGCTTTTCCGGGCTGAAAACCCACACCCTGACCGCCATCCGCGACCTGCAATCAAAAGGTGCCCTGGATGAGCAGGCCCGCGCTGATGTGGCCCGCGCCTTTGAGGAAGCCGTGGCCGATACCCTGGTCATCAAATGCCGCCGTGCGCTGGACCAGACCGGCCTGAAGCGCATCGTCATGGCTGGCGGGGTCAGCGCCAACACCCGACTGCGCGAACGCCTGGCCGTGGAATGTGAAAAACGCAACGCCAAGGCCTACTACCCCCGTGGGCGCTTTTGCACCGACAACGGCGCCATGATTGCCTACGTCGGCGCGCAACGCCTGGCCGCCGGCGAACGCGATGCCCCTGGGCAAATGCAGGCCACCCCCCGCTGGCCGCTTGATCAGCTGCGTGAGCCCAGCACTCAGACTTCCTGA
- the folB gene encoding dihydroneopterin aldolase, with protein MDCIFIEALKVDTIIGVYDWERTLHQSLSLDLEMSTDIRPAAANDDVSLTLDYAAISQRIQHFADEHQFALIETFAEQLLDTLRHEFPIGRVKLTVRKPGAVAAAQSVGLTIIRGEA; from the coding sequence ATGGACTGTATTTTTATTGAAGCGCTCAAGGTCGATACCATCATTGGCGTATATGACTGGGAGCGTACCCTTCATCAGTCATTGAGCCTGGATCTGGAAATGTCCACGGATATCCGCCCGGCAGCGGCCAATGACGATGTCAGCCTGACCCTGGATTACGCGGCCATTTCCCAGCGCATCCAGCACTTTGCCGACGAGCATCAGTTCGCCCTGATTGAAACCTTTGCCGAACAGCTGCTCGACACCCTGCGCCATGAATTTCCGATCGGCCGTGTCAAACTAACGGTACGCAAGCCGGGAGCCGTGGCGGCGGCGCAAAGTGTCGGGCTGACCATCATCCGCGGTGAGGCCTGA